In Arachis stenosperma cultivar V10309 chromosome 1, arast.V10309.gnm1.PFL2, whole genome shotgun sequence, one DNA window encodes the following:
- the LOC130982309 gene encoding peroxidase 72 has protein sequence MANSLSFLLLLSLLAFAPCCLCTKKLGGFLYPQFYDFSCPAAQEIAKSILARAFQKEPRIAASLLRLHFHDCFVKGCDASILLDSSGSTVSEKGSNPNRNSARGFEVIDEIKSALEKECPQTVSCADILAIAARDSTVISGGPSWEVPLGRRDSLGASLSGSNNNIPAPNNTFQTILTKFKLQGLDIVDLVALSGSHTIGNSRCTSFRQRLYNQTGNGVADFTLDQNYASELRDRCPSSGGDQNLFFLDYVSPIKFDNSYFKNLLAYKGLLNSDQVLLTKNQESAELVKKYAENNDIFFEQFAKSMIKMGNISPLTGSRGEIRTNCRKINAYY, from the exons ATGGCCAACTCTCTGAgctttcttttgcttctttctTTACTAGCCTTTGCTCCCTGCTGCCTCTGCACCAAGAAACTAGGGGGGTTCCTGTACCCGCAATTCTACGACTTTTCGTGCCCCGCAGCTCAAGAGATAGCCAAGTCCATTCTTGCCAGAGCATTCCAGAAGGAACCTCGAATCGCCGCTTCGCTTCTCCGGCTTCACTTCCATGACTGTTTTGTCAAG GGATGTGATGCTTCAATATTGTTAGACAGCAGCGGATCCACGGTGAGCGAGAAGGGATCGAATCCTAACCGTAACTCAGCTCGAGGATTTGAAGTGATTGATGAGATTAAATCCGCATTGGAGAAAGAATGCCCTCAAACAGTGTCTTGTGCTGACATTTTGGCTATTGCTGCTAGGGACTCAACTGTTATT AGTGGTGGACCAAGTTGGGAAGTACCTTTGGGGAGAAGGGACTCTTTGGGTGCAAGCTTAAGTGGCTCCAACAACAACATTCCTGCCCCAAACAACACATTCCAGACCATCCTAACCAAATTCAAGCTTCAGGGGCTTGACATTGTTGATCTTGTTGCTCTCTCTG GAAGTCACACAATTGGGAACTCTCGGTGCACCAGCTTCAGGCAAAGGCTCTACAACCAAACAGGCAATGGCGTTGCTGACTTCACTCTCGACCAAAACTACGCATCGGAATTGCGAGATCGGTGTCCAAGTTCCGGTGGTGATCAGAACCTGTTCTTTCTAGACTATGTCAGTCCAATCAAATTTGACAACAGCTACTTTAAGAACTTGCTTGCATACAAGGGCCTTTTAAACTCTGACCAAGTCCTCTTGACAAAGAACCAAGAGTCTGCAGAGTTGGTTAAGAAGTATGCCGAAAACAACGATATTTTCTTTGAACAATTCGCCAAGTCCATGATCAAGATGGGAAATATTTCTCCTCTAACTGGCTCCAGGGGAGAGATCAGAACCAACTGCCGAAAGATTAATGCTTATTACTGA